GCAGATTGGCCGGTGGAGCGACGTCACCGCGGTCTTCACCCATCTCGATCGCTTGAGGGCTTCCTCGAGGTCGGCGATGGAGCGTCAATGCCATAGGCTGGCTTGGCCGATGTGGAGATGTCGTTCTGTGTGACGAGATCGCCATAGACCGTGATGGTGCCGAGATCGTCGTTGTTGTGGGCACCGCCGCCGGAGCCCTGGTCGGAATAAAGGGAGATCACGGTGTGATCGACCACGCCGTCGCCGTTCGAGTCCCCATAGGTGATGGAGCGGATCTTGGTGTGTGGCATGACGATACGGTCGCCTTCGTCCCGGTTGAAGTCGGTGATGACATCATTGCCGATCATGTCGACCCAGTGGTCGTGGATGTTGCGTTCTCGCCGGCGACCCCGTGCCAACGGATGGAACCGTCATCCTGGGTGTGCTCCTCGATGAAGCGTCCTTGGCATTGATCAGCGTCTGGAAGTAGAAGACGTCGCCGCCCGAACCGCCGGTTAGGACATCGTCCGCGGGGTCGGCTGATCGGGATAGAGCTTGCCGTTGGTGAGCTCGTTATCCGGATCGCCTTCGTCGCGGTCCGGTCATAGGCGACCGGCCCCTCGCGTCCGTCGGAGCGGGAGATCAGCAGATCGTTGCCGGCCCCCATTGAGGATGTCCTCGCCATGGCCACCGTCAAGCACGTCATTGCCGTCACCGCCATTGAGCTCGTCATTGCCATAGCCACCCTGCAGGACATCAGCCGCCATTGCCGTTGACGATGTCATCGCCAAGGCCGGCATTGATGGCGTCGGCCCCGTCCGTGCCGTCGAGTGTCTCGTCGGCGTCGGTGCCTTCAGTATATGTGGCACCGGTGGTCAGTTCGCCGTCATGGTTGAAGCCGAAGCCATGCGAGGGCCTTGGCCTCGTCGGGAGCCGTGATGCAGCTGCTGGAAGGCCGGCTCAGATCGTCCTGGGCGAGGGCCTCAGGGCAGCCGTTGCAAAGGCCGGATCGACTTCTCCGGCCAGCGCCGCCATGTCTTCCACCTGCAATCTGCTCGTCAAAGACCATGACATCGGAGATGGTGCCATCAAATTGCTGCCCGGCCGTTTGCGTGTCGGTCTTGCGCCAGGCGCCCGACGCTCCCACGACAGGGCGCGCTCATTCATGTCGAGGCCCTGTTAACTCGGGCTCGGCAGCCACAAGGGCACCGTTCAGATAGACCATCAGCCCGTCTTCACCGAAGGTCACCGCAAGGTGGTAGGTGGTGGTATTTGCGGCGATCTCGACATTCTGCACCTTGAGGTACTCTGACTTGTCGTCGGATTGCTGGCGGATATAGAGCTTGTTGTTGCACAGATAGGCGGTGATATGGCCGCCATCTTCATAGCCGCTGCCATCCTTTGAAAAGAGTGCCTGCGAGCCGGTGACCTTGTCCGCATTGAAGGTAAGGGCAATCGTGCCATCAGTCAGGTCGAGTGCATCCGGATTGCCCGCCTGAAGGTAATCTCCCCAGTCTCCTGAGAACTCGTTGTCGCCTGCGATGGCAAAGACAGGTGTCATGCCATCGGGCAGGGGCAGGTCATCAATGCCTGGTCCATCCGGCAACGCTGGTTCTTCTGTTCGCGCCTCGCCCATCTCGATGGGTTGCAATGCCTCTTCGAGATCCGCAATCGACCTGACGATGCCATAGGCTGGCTTGGCCGATGTGGAGATGTCGTTCTGTGTGACGAGATCGCCATAGACCGTGATGGTGCCGAGATCATCGTTGTTGTGGGCACCGCCCCCGGAGCCCTGATCGGAATAAAGGGCAATTACCGTGTGATCGACCACGCCGTCGCCATTGCTGTCGCCATAGGTGATGGACCGGATCTTGGTGGTGTGTCCCTCGATGACGATACGGTCGCCTTCGTCCCGGTTGAAGTCGGTGATGACATCATTGCCGATCATGTCGACCCAGTGGTCGTGGATGTTGGCATTCTCGCCTGCCACCCCGTGCCAGCGGATGGAGCCGTCATCGTTGGTATGTTCCTCGATGAAGCGTTCCTTGGCGTTGATCAGCGTCTGGAAGTAGAAGATGTCACCGCCCGAGCCGCCGGTCAGGACATCGTCCGCCGGTATCGGCTGATCGGGATAGAGCTTGCCGTTTGTGAGCTCATTGTAAGGATCGCCTTCATCGCGGTCGGCATCATAGGCAACCGGTCCTTCGCGTCCGTCGGACTGGGAGATCAGCAGATCGTTGCCTGCTCCGCCATTGAGTATGTCCTCGCCATGGCCGCCATCGAGCACGTCATTGCCGTCACCGCCATTGAGCTCGTCATTGCCATAACCGCCCTGCAGGACGTCGTTGCCGCCATTGCCGTTGACGATGTCATCGCCGAGCCCGGCATTGATGGCGTCGGCCTCGTCCGTGCCGTCGATGGTCTCGCCGGCGTCGGTGCCTTCAGTATATGTGACGCCGGTTGTCAGCTCGCCGTCATGGTTGAAGCCATAGGCCATGGCGAGGGCCTTTGCCTCATCTGACCCATGATGGAGCTGCTGGAAGGCGGGCATCAGGGCGTCTGGGCCAGGGCCTCAAGGGCAGCCGTTGCAAAGGCCGGATCGACTTCGCCGGCCAGCGCCGCCATGTCTTCGCCGGCAATCTGCTCGTCGAAGACCATGACGTCAGAGATGGTGCCGTCGAACTGCTGATGCGCCGTGTGACCGTCGCTGGAGCGCCAGGCTCCCGAAGCGCCGACAAGGAAGGCGCGCTCGTTCATCTCCAGGCCTTGTTTGAATTCGGGCTCGGCGGCCAAGAGCTGGCCATTGACATAGACCATCAGACCGTCGTCGCCGAAGGTCACTGCGAGATGATAGTCGGTGTCTTGAGAGATCTTGAGATCGCTGACCTTCAGATATTCGGTGCTGTCGTCGGACTGTTGCCGGATATAGAGGTAGCCATCCTTGAGCCAGACGGTCAGATGACCGCCATCGTCATAGCCGGATCCGTCCTTTGAGAAGAGCGCCTGCTGTCCCCAGACATGATCAGCATTGAAGGTGAGCGCTATGGTGCCGTTGGTCAGGTCAAGCGCATCGGGATTACCGGCATCAAGATAGTCCCCACGTTCTCCGGAGAACTCGTTGTCGCCGGCAATGGCAAAGACAGGTGTCATGCCATCGGGCAGGGGCAGATCGTCGACATCGGGCAGATCGGCCGGTGGAGCGATATCTCCCCGGTCTTCGCCCATTTCGATGGGTTGCAGTGCCTCTTCCAGATCCGCAATCGACCGAACGATGCCATAGGCGGGTTTTGCGGATGTGGAGATGTCGTTCTGGGTGACGAGATCGCCATAGACGGTGATGGTGCCGAGATCATCGTTGTTGTGGGCACCACCCCCGGAGCCCTGGTCGGAATAAAGGGCAATCACGGTGTGATCGACCACGCCATCGCCGTTCGAGTCCCCATAGGTGATGGAGCGGATCTTGGTTGTGTGTCCCTCGATGACGATACGGTCGCCTTCGTCCCGGTTGAAGTCTGTGATGACATCATTGCCGATCATGTCGACCCAGTGGTCGTGGATGTTGGCGTTCTCACCCGCCACCCCGTGCCAGCGGATGGAGCCGTCGTCCTGGGTGTGCTCCTCGATGAAGCGTTCCTTGGCATTGATCAGCGTCTGGAAGTAGAAGACATCGCCGCCCGAACCACCGGTCAGGACATCGTCCGCCGGGATCGGCTGATCGGGATAGAGCTTGCCGTTGGTAAGCTCGTTATAGGGGTCACCTTCATCGCGGTCGGCATCATAGGCGACCGGTCCCTCGCGTCCGTCGGAGCGGGAGATCAGGAGATCGTTGCCGTCCCCGCCATTGAGGAGGTCCTCGCCATGGCCGCCGTCGAGCACGTCATTGCCGTCGCCGCCATTGAGCTCGTCATTGCCATAGCCACCCTGCAGGACGTCATTGCCGCCATTGCCGTTGACGGTGTCATCGCCAAGGCCGGCATTGATGGCGTCGGCCTCGCCCGTGCCGTCGAGTGTCTCGTCGGCGTCGGTGCCTTCAGTATATGTGGCACCGGTGGTCAGTTCGCCGTCATGGTTGAAGCCGTAGGCCATGGCGAGGGCCTTGGCCTCGTCGGAGCCGTGATGCAGCTGCTGGAAGGCCGGCATCAGGTCGTCCTGGGCGAGGGCGGCGAGGGCAGCGTCTTCAAAGGCCGGATCGACTTCGCCAGCCAGCGCCGCCATGTCTTCGCCGGCAATCTGCTCGTCGAAGATCATGACATCGGAGATGGTGCCGTCGAACTGCTGGGACGCGGTGTGACCGTCGCTGGAGCGCCAGGCTCCCGAAGCGCCGACAAGGAAGGCGCGCTCGTTCATCTCCAGGCCTTGCTTGAATTCGGGCTCGGCGGCCAAGAGCTGGCCATTGACATAGACCATCAGACCGTCGTCGCCGAAGGTCACTGCGAGATGATAGTCGGTGTCTTGAGAGATCTTGAGATCGCTGACCTTCAGATATTCGGTGCTGTCGTCGGACTGTTGCCGGATATAGAGGTAGCCATCCTTGAGCCAGACGGTCAGATGACCGCCATCGTCATAGCCGGATCCGTCCTTTGAGAAGAGCGCCTGCTGCCCCCAGACATGATCAGCATTGAAGGTGAGCGCTATGGTGCCGTTGGTCAGGTCAAGCGCATCGGGATTACCGCATCAAGATAGTCCCCACGTTCTCCGGAGAACTCGTTGTCGCCGGCAATGGCAAAGACAGGTGTCATGCCATCGGGCAGGGGCAGGTCGTCGACATCGGGAAGATCGGCCGGCGGCGCGACGTCTCCCCGGTCTTCACCCATCTCGATCGGCTTGAGGGCTTCTTCGAGATCCGCAATCGACCTGACGATGCCATAGGCGGGCTTGGCCGATGTGGAGATGTCGTTCTGGGTGACGAGATCGCCATAGACCGTGATGGTTCCCAGGTCATCATTGTTGTGGGCACCGCCCCCTGATCCCTGGTCGGAATAAAGGGAGATCACGGTGTGATCGACTACACCATCGCCGTTCGAATCCCCATAGGTGATGGAGCGGATCTTTGTGGTCGATGACGATACGGTCGCCTTCGTCCCGGTTGAAGTCTGTGATGACATCATTGCCGATCATGTCGACCCAGTGGTCGTGGATGTTGGCGTTCTCGCCAGCCACCCCGTGCCAGCGGATGGAGCCGTCATCGTTGGTATGTTCCTCGATGAAGCGTTCCTTGGCATTGATGAGCGTCTGGAAGTAGAAGACGTCGCCGCCCGAACCGCCGGTCAGGACATCGTCTGCCGGGATCGGCTGATCGGGATAGAGCTTGCCGTTGGTCAGCTCGTTATCCGGATCGCCTTCGTCGCGGTCCGGGTCATAGGCGACCGGTCCCTCGCGTCCGTCCGAGCGGGAGATCAGCAGATCGTTGCCGGCCCCGCCATCGAGGAGGTCCTCGCCATGGCCACCGTCAAGCACGTCATTGCCGTCGCCACCATTGCAGCCCTGGAGGGTCATTGCCGCCATGGAGGCCGTTGACGCCATTGTTGACGATGTCGTCGCCGAGCCCGGCATTGATGGCGTCGGCCTCGTCCGTGCCGTCGATGGTCTCGTCGGCATCGGTGCCTTCAGTATATGTGGCGCCGGTGGTCAGCTCGCCGTCATGGTTGAAGCCATAGGCCATGGCGAGGGCCTTGGCCTCGTCGGAGCCATGATGCAGCTGCTGGAAGGCCGGCATCAGGTCGTCCTGGGCCAGCGCCTCAAGAGCAGAGGTCTGGAAAGCCGGATCGACTTCGCCGGCCAGCGCCGCCATGTCTTCGCCGGCAATCTGCTCGTCGAAGACCATGACATTGGAGATGGTGCCATCGAACTGCTGGGACGCGGTGTGGGCATCGTCGGAGCGCCAGGCGCCGGAGGCCCCGACCACCAGAGACCGCTCGTTCATGTCCAGGCCCTGCTTGAACTCGGGCTCTGCCGCCACGAGTTCCCCGTTCAGGTACACCAGCAGGCCATCTTCGCCGAAGGTGACGGCAAGGTGGTAGTCGGTGTTGGCCTCAAGGTTCAGGTCCTTGATCTTCAGATACTCGGTTTTGCTGTCAGACTGCTGACGAACGAGAATGGTGCCGTTGTAGACCCAGGCAGTCAGATGACCGCCGTTGTCATAGCCACTGCCATCCTTGGAGAACAGCGCCCGGCTGCCTTCCACGGTATCGGCATTGAAGGTGAGGGCGATGGTACCATCGGCAAGATCCAGGCTGTCCGGATTGCCTGCCTCCAGGTAGTCCCCGCGTTCACCAGAGAACTCGTTGTCGCCGGCAATGGCAAAGACAGGTGTCATGCCATCGGGCAGGGGCAGGTCGTCGACATCGGGCAGATCGGCCGGTGGAGCGACGTCACCGCGGTCTTCACCCATCTCGATCGGCTTGAGGGCTTCCTCGAGGTCGGCGATGGAGCGTACAATGCCATAGGCTGGCTTGGCCGATGTGGAGATGTCGTTCTGTGTGACGAGATCGCCATAGACCGTGATGGTGCCGAGATCGTCGTTGTTGTGGGCACCGCCGCCGGAGCCCTGGTCGGAATAAAGGGAGATCACGGTGTGATCGACCACGCCGTCGCCGTTCGAGTCCCCATAGGTGATGGAGCGGATCTTGGTGGTGTGGCCCTCGATGACGATACGGTCGCCTTCGTCCCGGTTGAAGTCGGTGATGACATCATTGCCGATCATGTCGACCCAGTGGTCGTGGATGTTGGCGTTCTCACCCGCCACCCCGTGCCAGCGGATGGAGCCGTCGTCCTGGGTGTGCTCCTCGATGAAGCGTTCCTTGGCATTGATCAGCGTCTGGAAGTAGAAGACATCGCCGCCCGAACCACCGGTCAGGACATCGTCCGCCGGGATCGGCTGATCGGGATAGAGCTTGCCGTTGGTAAGCTCGTTATAGGGGTCACCTTCATCGCGGTCGGCATCATAGGCGACCGGTCCCTCGCGTCCGTCGGAGCGGGAGATCAGGAGATCGTTGCCGTCCCCGCCATTGAGGAGGTCCTCGCCATGGCCGCCGTCGAGCACGTCATTGCCGTCGCCGCCATTGAGCTCGTCATTGCCATAGCCACCCTGCAGGACGTCATTGCCGCCATTGCCGTTGACGATGTCATCGCCAAGGCCGGCATTGATGGCGTCAGCCCCTTCGGTTCCCTCGATGGTCTCGCCGGCATCGGTGCCTTCCTGATAGGCCGCACCGGTGGTCAGTTCACCGTCATGGTTGAAGCCGAAGGCCATTGCGAGGGCCTTGGCCTCGTCGGAGCCGTGATGCAGCTGCTGGAAGGCCGGCATCAGATCGTCCTGGGCGAGGGCGGCGAGGGCAGCGTCTTCAAAGGCCGGATCGACTTCCCCGGCAAGGGCCGCCATATCTTCGCCTGCAATCTGCTCGTCGAAGACCATGACATTGGAGATGGTACCGTCGAACTGCTGGGACGCAGTATGGGCGTCATCGCTTCGCCAGGCGCCGGACGCGCCGACCACCAGGGAGCGCTCGTTCATGTCGAGGCCCTGCTTGAACTCGGGCTCGGCCGCAACAAGCACACCGTTCAGGTACACCATTAGGCCATCGTCGCCGAAGGAAACGGCAAGGTGGTAGGTGGTGTTCTCCGTCAGGGAGAGATCCTGTACCTTGAGATATTCGGTCTTGCTATCCGACTGCTGACGAACGAGCAGGCGTCCGTTCTGAACCCAGACGGTTAGGTGTCCGCCATCGTCATAGCCGGAGCCGTCCTTCGAGAACAGCGCGCGTGTTCCTTCCACGGTATCGGCATTGAAAGTGAGGGCGATGGTACCATCGGCCAGATCCAGGCTGTCCGGATTGCCCGCCTCCAGGTAGTCCCCGCGTTCTCCGGAGAACTCATTGTCGCCTGCGATTGCAAAGACCGGCGTCATGCCAGCGGGCAGGGGCAGGTCATCGACAGCGGGCAGATCGGCTGGTGGCGCGACGTCTCCCCGGTCTTCACCCATCTCGATGGGTTGCAATGCCTCTTCGAGATCCGCGATGGAGCGCACGATGCCATAGGCTGGCTTGGCCGATGTGGAGATGTCGTTCTGGGTGACAAGATCGCCATAGACCGTGATGGTGCCGAGATCGTCGTTGTTGTGGGCACCGCCTCCGGAGCCCTGGTCGGAATAAAGGGCAATTACCGTGTGATCGACCACGCCGTCGCCATTGCTGTCGCCATAGGTGATTGAGCGGATCTTGGTGGTGTGGCCTTCGATGACGATACGGTCGCCTTCGTCCCGGTTGAAGTCTGTGATGACATCATTGCCGATCATGTCGACCCAGTGGTCGTGGATGTTGGCGTTCTCGCCAGCCACCCCGTGCCAGCGGATGGAGCCGTCATCGTTGGTATGTTCCTCGATGAAGCGTTCCTTGGCATTGATGAGCGTCTGGAAGTAGAAGACGTCGCCGCCCGAACCGCCGGTCAGGACATCGTCTGCCGGGATCGGCTGATCGGGATAGAGCTTGCCGTTGGTCAGCTCGTTATCCGGATCGCCTTCGTCGCGGTCCGGGTCATAGGCGACCGGTCCCTCGCGTCCGTCGGAGCGGGAGATCAGCAGATCGTTGCCGGCCCCGCCATTGAGGAGGTCCTCGCCATGGCCACCGTCAAGCACGTCATTGCCGTCGCCACCATTGAGCTCGTCATTGCCATAGCCGCCTTGGAGGACGTCGTTGCCGCCATTGCCGTTGACGGTGTCATCGCCAAGGCCGGCATTGATGGCGTCGGCCCCGTCCGTGCCGTCGAGTGTCTCGTCGGCGTCGGTGCCTTCAGTATATGTGGCACCGGTGGTCAGTTCGCCGTCATGGTTGAAGCCGTAGGCCATGGCCAGGGCCTTTGCCTCGTCGGAGCCGTGATGCAGCTGCTGGAAGGCCGGCATCAGGTCGTCCTGGGCGAGGGCCTCCAGGGCAGCCGTTGCAAAGGCCGGATCGACTTCGCCGGCCAACGCCGCCATGTCTTCGCCGGCAATCTGCTCGTCGAAGACCATGACATCGGAGATGGTGCCGTCGAACTGTTGATGCGCCGTGTGACCGTCGCTGGAGCGCCAGGCTCCCGAAGCGCCCACCAGGAAGGCGCGCTCGTTCATGTCGATACCCTGCTTGAATTCGGGCTCGGCTGCCAAGAGTTGACCGTTGACATAGACCATCAGGCCGTTTTCGCCGAAAGTGACGGCGAGGTGATAGTCGGTATTGGCGGTCAGATAGAGGTCGGGAACCTTTAGGTACTCGGTGCTGTCGTCTGACTGCTGACGAACGAGAAGGCGACCGTTCTGAACCCAGACGGTCAGGTGACCGCCATCGTCGTAACCTGAGCCGTCCTTGGAAAACAGCGCACGCGTTCCATCAACAGTGTCTGCATTGAAGGTGAGCGCCACGGTGCCGTTGGTCAGGTCAAGCGCATCTGGATTGCCCGCGTCGAGATAATCGCCTTTCTCGCCGGAAAACTCAGTATCGCCTTCAATGGAAAAGACAGGAGAAAGGGTGCTGGACGCAGCAGTCGATTGCATGATTTTGACCTCCCACAAGGTAAAAGAATCCCCTACGCCGGCTTGCCCACGGCGTTAAAAAGTATGGTGCCCAAGTGATTAATTTCAGTGGTGTGTTGTTATGGGATTAATGTATTCGCCTCAATTTGGCGAAAAAATTGATCAAATAAGGCGAAAAAATTGCAATAATTAGATAATAATTTGTTGGAAGTATTTTAAGTAAATTTTTAACAAATTGAATTTTGTTAAGCGTATGATTTTTAAGGCGTAATCGATTTGCTGGTGTGAAGCTGGATAATACTTAGAGAATATTTTTGATTTCTGGCAGAAGACTGAAAACAGGTGGTGCTGTTCCACTGCCTGAAAACTTTTTGAAGGTTTTTTTCACTCGGGAAGGCGCCGGATCAACTGCGGGCGGTTGAGTGCCGGTTGTGGTCTTCGGGGGGCATGAAATCCGTGTTCGAACGCGGCTTCCGAGCTCTGTCAGGACTGACAATGGTCTTTACGGCGATGAAGCGGCAAGCAGCGGTGCTCGATTGCTCTCGATTCGACCGGCTCAAGCTGCGTTGTCTGTTAAGAAATATGAGCGGTTAACCCAGAGCAAAGATCCGAAGGAAAACCCGGCCATCTCGGCCGGGTTGAACTGCGGGCAGGCGGCTTAGCTCTCCAGCTTCACCCAGGCAGCGTTCCTTGCAGAAGATCGCACACAGGCGTCAATGAAGCGGACGCCTGACAGGCCGTCGCCAATTCCGGGCACGAGCGTTTCCATGTTCTTGCCCTGGCTGTGCGCTCGGATCGCCTCAGCCGCGTCCTTATAGAGATTGGCAAACCCTTCCAGATAGCCTTCCGGATGGCCTGGCGGGATACGGGTTGCGGAGCCAATGCTGTCCAGCATGCCCGCTCCGCCGCGTGTCAGGATCTGTTTTGGTGCGCCGAACGGGGTGTAGTGCAGGTAGTTCGGGTCTTCCTGGTGCCATTCCAGGCCACCCTTGTCGCCATAGACACGGATCTTCAGATTGTTCTCGTTGCCCGGAGCTACCTGCGAACACCACAGCATGCCGCGAGCGCCGCTGGCATAACGCATCATCACGTGACCATTGTCATCAACCTGCCGGCCCGGCACGAAGGATTGCAGATCCGCGGCAAGGCTTTCCGGGGTTTCTCCGGTAATGAAGGCAGCCAGGTTGAAGGCATGCGTGCCGATATCGCCGGTGGAACCGCCGAGGCCTGTCCGGGCAGGGTCAGTCCGCCAGTCGGCCTGCTTGTTGTTCTGTTCCACGGTGAGCCAGTCCTGCGGGTATTCGACCTGAACGACCCGAAGCGTCCCGATATCGCCTTTGGCGACCATCTCACGGGCCTGACGGACCATCGGATAACCGGTGTAATTGTGTGTCAGGAAGAACAGCGCGTCTGAGCTTTCCGCCGCCTTGGCGAATTTCTTTGCGTCCGCGAGCGTCGAGGTCAGCGGCTTGTCGCATATGACGTGAATGCCGCGTTTCAGGAATTCCTTCGCCGCCGGATAATGCATGTGGTTCGGCGTTACGATCGCCACGGCCTCGATACCGTCCTTCAGCCGTGCTTCCCGTTTGGCCATGTCTGCGAAAGAACCATAGATCCGGTCTTCCTTGAGGCCGAGCGCGCGTCCGGACTCCAAGGCCTTTCCCGGGGTTGAGGAAAGCGCACCGGCCACAAGCTCATAATCACCGTCGATCCGCGAGGCGATGCGGTGGACAGCGCCGATAAAAGCGTCCTTGCCGCCACCGACCATGCCAAGCCGGATCGGGCGCGTCTGCGTGTTGTCTTTGCCTTCGATGGCCATGGTGTTCCTCCTGAAGCTTTGATGATGCGTCGTTCTACGCACTGTAATCGATTACATAAAGAGTTTACATACCCAATTGCGTCCTCCTGAGGAAGCGCTTTGGTGCTTTGTCGGAGGATGGGCCACTTGTTCCGGAGACTGCGGCCGGTCCGTCGAGACGGACCTGTCAGTCCTCCTCAGTGTCTGGTCCGAAAGTGCTCTAGGACGCAGTTTCATCGTTCCTGGCACGAACCCGCCCCCTCTCGGTTGTCATCCCCGCGAAAGCGGGGTCCCAGTAAACTCATGAATCGGCTCTATAAATTTGGATCTTACCTCACGGTGTCCTGGTTTCCCGCTTTCGCGGGAATGACAAATGTGAGTGAAGCATTCGCCCCGGCCATCTCTTTCGGGTCAGGCTCTCGGGATGAGGCAGAAAAGTGTGGTTGCTTCCATGCAATAGTCGCTTGCGGCGTCTCAAACTGGTCTCAGCTTCACCCGATCCCCAGCATTTTGCGGTTAGCGGCCTCATCGCTGCCGCCGCCGGCAAAGTCGTCAAAGGCCTTTTCCGTGACGCGGATGATATGATCCCGAACGAATGCCGCGCCTTCGCGTGCCCCGTTCTCGGGGTGTTTCAGGCAGCATTCCCATTCCACAACAGCCCAGCCGTCAAAGTCGTTGGTGGCCATCTTGGAAAAAATAGCGCCGAAATCGACCTGACCGTCTCCGAGCGAGCGGAACCGGCCGGCCCGCTCCACCCACGGCTGATAGCCGCTATAGACGCCTTGCCGTCCGGTCGGATTGAACTCGGCATCCTTGACGTGAAACATGCCGATCCGGTCCCTGTAGATGTCGATATTGTCCAGATAATCGAGGCATTGCAGGACGTAGTGGGACGGGTCGTAAAGCATCTTGCAGCGCGTGTGGTTTTCCACGCGCTCCAGGAACATCTCGAAGGTTATGCCGTCATGCAGGTCTTCGCCCGGATGAATTTCATAGCAGACATCGACCCCCATATCGTCTGCATAGTCGAGGATCGGCCGCCAGCGTTTGGCCAGCTCGTCAAAGGCAGTCTCGACGAGGCCTGCAGGACGTTGCGGCCAGGGATAGAGATAGGGCCAGGCCAGAGCACCTGAAAAAGTTGCGTGAGCCGTGATGCCGAGATTGCGGCTGGCAGCCAGCGCCAGTTTCACCTGATCCACCGCCCAGGCCTGTCTGGCAGCCGGATTGCCCTGTACATGGGGGGCTGCAAAGCCGTCAAACGCGGTGTCATAGGCCGGATGAACGGCGACAAGCTGTCCTTGAAGATGGGTCGAGAGCTCCGTGATCGTGACCCCGTTCTCCTGCGCTATGCCGGCAAATTCTTCGCAATAGGTTTTGGAACTGGCCGCCTTTTCCAGATCGATCAGCCGGCCGTCCCAACTCGGCACCTGAACACCGAGATAGCCGCAGTCTGCCGCCCATTTCGTGATCGAGGCCCAGGAGTTGAAGGGGCCTCGTCCCCTGCAAACTGGGCGAGAAACAGGGCAGGGCCTTTTATCGTTTTCATGGAGTGCCTCCCGAAAATGGGCAAGGAAGGGAAAAAAGAGGCCGGGTCCCATCGCACCAAGTCCCGGCCTCAAGGTGGCTCGCTGTTTAGAACGGCGAGTCTGGGAAGTAGTAGCTTTCGGCGTTCTCTTTCGTGATCAGCGTCGCACCGAGAATGTAGCGGCCGGCAACCGGTCCGTTGGACTTGAAGGCCTGAACCGTTGCATCCATGGCGGTTGCGATCATTGCCGGCGGATAAAGAACGTCGACCGGGATCAGTTCGTCACCATCCATGATGCCCTTGATGATCTCTTTCATGCCGGCGCCGCCGACGACAAACATGCCGTTACCGTCACGGCCGGCCTGTTTCAGGGCAGCAACAACACCGATGGCAATGTCGTCATCCTGTGCCCAGACGGCATCGATGTCCGGGAAGCGGGACAGGAAGTCCTGCATCACTTCAAAGCCGTCGTCGCGGTTCCAGTTGGCGTGTTTGTGGTCAAGCACATTGATGCCGGATCCCTCGATTTCCGCCATGAACGCATCGAAACGCTCGTTGTCGATCACGGTCGGAATGCCCCGCAGGACGACGATGTTGTCACCGTCTTTCAGGCGGCCCTTCAT
This genomic interval from Labrenzia sp. VG12 contains the following:
- a CDS encoding LamG-like jellyroll fold domain-containing protein yields the protein MPAFQQLHHGSDEAKALAMAYGFNHDGELTTGVTYTEGTDAGETIDGTDEADAINAGLGDDIVNGNGGNDVLQGGYGNDELNGGDGNDVLDGGHGEDILNGGAGNDLLISQSDGREGPVAYDADRDEGDPYNELTNGKLYPDQPIPADDVLTGGSGGDIFYFQTLINAKERFIEEHTNDDGSIRWHGVAGENANIHDHWVDMIGNDVITDFNRDEGDRIVIEGHTTKIRSITYGDSNGDGVVDHTVIALYSDQGSGGGAHNNDDLGTITVYGDLVTQNDISTSAKPAYGIVRSIADLEEALQPIEMGEARTEEPALPDGPGIDDLPLPDGMTPVFAIAGDNEFSGDWGDYLQAGNPDALDLTDGTIALTFNADKVTGSQALFSKDGSGYEDGGHITAYLCNNKLYIRQQSDDKSEYLKVQNVEIAANTTTYHLAVTFGEDGLMVYLNGALVAAEPELTGPRHE
- a CDS encoding LamG-like jellyroll fold domain-containing protein, whose protein sequence is MTNGTIALTFNADHVWGQQALFSKDGSGYDDGGHLTVWLKDGYLYIRQQSDDSTEYLKVSDLKISQDTDYHLAVTFGDDGLMVYVNGQLLAAEPEFKQGLEMNERAFLVGASGAWRSSDGHTASQQFDGTISDVMIFDEQIAGEDMAALAGEVDPAFEDAALAALAQDDLMPAFQQLHHGSDEAKALAMAYGFNHDGELTTGATYTEGTDADETLDGTGEADAINAGLGDDTVNGNGGNDVLQGGYGNDELNGGDGNDVLDGGHGEDLLNGGDGNDLLISRSDGREGPVAYDADRDEGDPYNELTNGKLYPDQPIPADDVLTGGSGGDVFYFQTLINAKERFIEEHTQDDGSIRWHGVAGENANIHDHWVDMIGNDVITDFNRDEGDRIVIEGHTTKIRSITYGDSNGDGVVDHTVIALYSDQGSGGGAHNNDDLGTITVYGDLVTQNDISTSAKPAYGIVRSIADLEEALQPIEMGEDRGDIAPPADLPDVDDLPLPDGMTPVFAIAGDNEFSGERGDYLDAGNPDALDLTNGTIALTFNADHVWGQQALFSKDGSGYDDGGHLTVWLKDGYLYIRQQSDDSTEYLKVSDLKISQDTDYHLAVTFGDDGLMVYVNGQLLAAEPEFKQGLEMNERAFLVGASGAWRSSDGHTAHQQFDGTISDVMVFDEQIAGEDMAALAGEVDPAFATAALEALAQTP
- a CDS encoding LamG-like jellyroll fold domain-containing protein, whose translation is MQSTAASSTLSPVFSIEGDTEFSGEKGDYLDAGNPDALDLTNGTVALTFNADTVDGTRALFSKDGSGYDDGGHLTVWVQNGRLLVRQQSDDSTEYLKVPDLYLTANTDYHLAVTFGENGLMVYVNGQLLAAEPEFKQGIDMNERAFLVGASGAWRSSDGHTAHQQFDGTISDVMVFDEQIAGEDMAALAGEVDPAFATAALEALAQDDLMPAFQQLHHGSDEAKALAMAYGFNHDGELTTGATYTEGTDADETLDGTDGADAINAGLGDDTVNGNGGNDVLQGGYGNDELNGGDGNDVLDGGHGEDLLNGGAGNDLLISRSDGREGPVAYDPDRDEGDPDNELTNGKLYPDQPIPADDVLTGGSGGDVFYFQTLINAKERFIEEHTNDDGSIRWHGVAGENANIHDHWVDMIGNDVITDFNRDEGDRIVIEGHTTKIRSITYGDSNGDGVVDHTVIALYSDQGSGGGAHNNDDLGTITVYGDLVTQNDISTSAKPAYGIVRSIADLEEALQPIEMGEDRGDVAPPADLPAVDDLPLPAGMTPVFAIAGDNEFSGERGDYLEAGNPDSLDLADGTIALTFNADTVEGTRALFSKDGSGYDDGGHLTVWVQNGRLLVRQQSDSKTEYLKVQDLSLTENTTYHLAVSFGDDGLMVYLNGVLVAAEPEFKQGLDMNERSLVVGASGAWRSDDAHTASQQFDGTISNVMVFDEQIAGEDMAALAGEVDPAFEDAALAALAQDDLMPAFQQLHHGSDEAKALAMAFGFNHDGELTTGAAYQEGTDAGETIEGTEGADAINAGLGDDIVNGNGGNDVLQGGYGNDELNGGDGNDVLDGGHGEDLLNGGDGNDLLISRSDGREGPVAYDADRDEGDPYNELTNGKLYPDQPIPADDVLTGGSGGDVFYFQTLINAKERFIEEHTQDDGSIRWHGVAGENANIHDHWVDMIGNDVITDFNRDEGDRIVIEGHTTKIRSITYGDSNGDGVVDHTVISLYSDQGSGGGAHNNDDLGTITVYGDLVTQNDISTSAKPAYGIVRSIADLEEALKPIEMGEDRGDVAPPADLPDVDDLPLPDGMTPVFAIAGDNEFSGERGDYLEAGNPDSLDLADGTIALTFNADTVEGSRALFSKDGSGYDNGGHLTAWVYNGTILVRQQSDSKTEYLKIKDLNLEANTDYHLAVTFGEDGLLVYLNGELVAAEPEFKQGLDMNERSLVVGASGAWRSDDAHTASQQFDGTISNVMVFDEQIAGEDMAALAGEVDPAFQTSALEALAQDDLMPAFQQLHHGSDEAKALAMAYGFNHDGELTTGATYTEGTDADETIDGTDEADAINAGLGDDIVNNGVNGLHGGNDPPGLQWWRRQ